One genomic window of Micrococcus flavus includes the following:
- the upp gene encoding uracil phosphoribosyltransferase translates to MRLHVVDHPLVAHKLTVLRDRRTPSMIFRQLAEELVMLLAYEATRDVAVESVQVETPVATTTGTTLARPRPLVVPILRAGLGMLEGMTKMAPSAEVGFLGMARNEETLDIVTYAERLPADLTGRHVFVLDPMLATGGTLIEAIRFLYERGAERVTCICLLGAPEGVARLEEALGEHDVDLYLAAVDERLDERSYIVPGLGDAGDRLYGLAE, encoded by the coding sequence ATGCGCCTTCACGTCGTCGACCACCCGCTCGTGGCCCACAAGCTCACCGTCCTGCGCGACCGCCGGACCCCGTCCATGATCTTCCGCCAGCTGGCCGAGGAGCTCGTGATGCTCCTGGCCTACGAGGCCACCCGGGACGTGGCCGTGGAGTCGGTGCAGGTCGAGACCCCCGTGGCCACGACCACGGGCACCACCCTCGCCCGGCCGCGTCCGCTGGTGGTGCCGATCCTGCGTGCCGGCCTCGGCATGCTCGAGGGCATGACCAAGATGGCGCCCTCGGCGGAGGTGGGCTTCCTGGGCATGGCGCGCAACGAGGAGACCCTGGACATCGTCACCTACGCCGAGCGTCTGCCCGCCGACCTCACCGGCCGGCACGTGTTCGTCCTGGACCCGATGCTCGCCACGGGCGGCACCCTCATCGAGGCGATCCGCTTCCTCTACGAGCGCGGCGCCGAGCGCGTCACCTGCATCTGCCTGCTCGGGGCGCCCGAGGGCGTCGCCCGGCTCGAGGAGGCGCTCGGCGAGCACGACGTGGACCTCTACCTCGCCGCCGTGGACGAGCGCCTCGACGAGCGCTCGTACATCGTGCCCGGGCTCGGCGACGCCGGCGACCGCCTCTACGGCCTCGCGGAGTGA
- a CDS encoding phosphoenolpyruvate carboxykinase (GTP) — MADDNATTPFADLATQDAPTDYAQLRDWVAGIAELTQPDAVHWVDGSQEEYDRLAAELVEAGTLTKLNEKKFPNSYAAFSDPADVARVEDRTFICSEKEEDAGFTNNWMDPRQMHGILDDAFAGSMRGRTMYVIPFVMGHLDAEDPKYGVEVTDSAYVVMSMRIMARIGTEVLDKMSREQAFYVPAVHSVGAPLEPGQEDVPWPCNPTKWIVHFPEDRSIWSYGSGYGGNALLGKKCYALRIASVMARDEGWLAEHMLILKLTSPEGKAYHIAGAFPSACGKTNLALIDPTVEGWKAETLGDDITWIRAGKDGEFRVINPETGYFGVAPGTGWSTNPNAMRAISKGNSIFTNVALTDEGGVWWEGMTDDTPDHLIDWRGNDWTPESEMKAAHPNSRFCTPIDQTDMLAEEYFAPEGVKLDAILFGGRRKTTVPLVTEALDWEDGILKGATLSSETTAAAAGAVGVVRRDPMAMLPFLGYDAGDYLAHWVRESGKADPEKLPKIYLVNWFRRNRDGGFAWPGFGENSRVLKWVVERIEGTGEGVETPIGVIPTKASLDLTGITVKDEDLEDALKVDPAEWEKENELIEEWLGQFGESLPQSIRDRFAAQKERFAQA, encoded by the coding sequence ATGGCTGACGACAACGCCACCACCCCGTTCGCGGACCTCGCCACGCAGGACGCGCCCACGGACTACGCCCAGCTGCGCGACTGGGTCGCCGGGATCGCCGAGCTCACCCAGCCGGACGCCGTGCACTGGGTGGACGGGTCCCAGGAGGAGTACGACCGTCTCGCCGCCGAGCTCGTCGAGGCCGGCACGCTGACCAAGCTGAACGAGAAGAAGTTCCCCAACTCCTACGCCGCGTTCTCCGACCCGGCCGACGTGGCCCGCGTCGAGGACCGCACCTTCATCTGCTCCGAGAAGGAGGAGGACGCCGGGTTCACCAACAACTGGATGGACCCGCGCCAGATGCACGGCATCCTCGACGACGCCTTCGCCGGGTCCATGCGCGGCCGCACCATGTACGTCATCCCCTTCGTGATGGGCCACCTCGACGCCGAGGACCCGAAGTACGGCGTCGAGGTCACCGACTCCGCCTACGTGGTGATGTCCATGCGCATCATGGCGCGCATCGGCACCGAGGTCCTGGACAAGATGTCCCGTGAGCAGGCCTTCTACGTCCCCGCCGTGCACTCCGTGGGCGCGCCGCTCGAGCCCGGCCAGGAGGACGTGCCGTGGCCGTGCAACCCCACCAAGTGGATCGTGCACTTCCCCGAGGACCGCTCCATCTGGTCCTACGGCTCCGGCTACGGCGGCAACGCCCTGCTCGGCAAGAAGTGCTACGCACTGCGCATCGCCTCCGTGATGGCGCGGGACGAGGGCTGGCTGGCCGAGCACATGCTGATCCTCAAGCTGACCTCCCCGGAGGGCAAGGCGTACCACATCGCCGGCGCGTTCCCCTCGGCCTGCGGCAAGACCAACCTCGCGCTGATCGACCCCACGGTGGAGGGCTGGAAGGCCGAGACCCTGGGCGACGACATCACCTGGATCCGCGCCGGCAAAGACGGCGAGTTCCGCGTCATCAACCCGGAGACCGGCTACTTCGGCGTGGCCCCCGGCACCGGTTGGTCCACCAACCCCAACGCCATGCGCGCGATCTCCAAGGGCAACTCGATCTTCACGAACGTGGCGCTCACGGACGAGGGCGGCGTCTGGTGGGAGGGCATGACGGACGACACCCCGGACCACCTGATCGACTGGCGGGGCAACGACTGGACCCCCGAGTCCGAGATGAAGGCCGCCCACCCGAACTCCCGCTTCTGCACCCCGATCGACCAGACGGACATGCTCGCGGAGGAGTACTTCGCCCCCGAGGGCGTGAAGCTGGACGCCATCCTCTTCGGCGGCCGCCGCAAGACCACCGTGCCGCTCGTGACCGAGGCCCTGGACTGGGAGGACGGCATCCTCAAGGGCGCCACCCTCTCCTCCGAGACCACCGCGGCCGCCGCCGGCGCCGTGGGCGTGGTGCGCCGCGACCCGATGGCCATGCTCCCCTTCCTCGGCTACGACGCCGGCGACTACCTGGCCCACTGGGTCAGGGAGTCCGGCAAGGCCGACCCGGAGAAGCTGCCGAAGATCTATCTGGTCAACTGGTTCCGCCGCAATCGCGACGGCGGCTTCGCGTGGCCGGGCTTCGGTGAGAACTCCCGCGTGCTGAAGTGGGTCGTGGAGCGGATCGAGGGCACCGGCGAGGGCGTCGAGACCCCCATCGGCGTGATCCCCACGAAGGCGTCCCTGGACCTGACCGGCATCACCGTGAAGGACGAGGACCTCGAGGACGCCCTGAAGGTGGACCCGGCGGAGTGGGAGAAGGAGAACGAGCTGATCGAGGAGTGGCTCGGCCAGTTCGGTGAGTCCCTGCCGCAGTCCATCCGGGACCGCTTCGCCGCCCAGAAGGAGCGCTTCGCGCAGGCCTGA
- a CDS encoding MFS transporter, producing the protein MTAAERLYSRLVRRDADAESALDPTVRAELPPNGVRLVTAQALQSAGDQTVNASTVLTWLFHALGVPAGLAGLLVPIRESGSMLPQVFLTPLVMRVRGRRHVFAAGAWVQAAAVAVMAFTAAVGTGLTAGVVILAALAVAALGRCLCSIASKDVQGRTVPKGERGQITGVSTMVAGAVALTLGLGIRLLGGDAPGTGALAALLGLGAALWAISAIVYGRVREPEPPAPTTDDDGAPGVAARLASACRDDPQFRRFVTARSLLLVSALSPPFILALALAAGTSGLSGLGGFILASGLAALLGGRVFGRLADRSSRLLMTGTALAASLVLLALLGVLALTGGPEALGSGPATEALFVGAYFLIAFIHTGVRVGRKTYVQDMAEGDRRTLYVAAGNTTLGVVLLVVGGISSALAAVDPQWAVLFLALLGLAGVVTSWSLPEVSRG; encoded by the coding sequence ATGACCGCCGCGGAGCGCCTGTACTCCCGCCTGGTCCGGCGCGACGCCGACGCCGAGTCCGCCCTCGACCCCACCGTGCGCGCCGAGCTGCCGCCCAACGGCGTCCGGCTGGTCACGGCGCAGGCGCTGCAGTCTGCCGGGGACCAGACCGTCAACGCCTCCACCGTCCTGACCTGGCTCTTCCACGCCCTGGGCGTGCCGGCGGGGCTGGCGGGTCTGCTGGTCCCGATCCGCGAGTCCGGCTCCATGCTCCCCCAGGTGTTCCTCACCCCGCTCGTGATGCGCGTGCGCGGCCGACGGCACGTCTTCGCCGCCGGCGCGTGGGTGCAGGCGGCGGCGGTGGCTGTCATGGCGTTCACCGCGGCGGTCGGCACCGGGCTGACGGCCGGCGTCGTGATCCTGGCGGCGCTCGCCGTGGCGGCGCTGGGACGGTGCCTGTGCTCGATCGCCTCCAAGGACGTCCAGGGGCGCACCGTGCCCAAGGGCGAGCGCGGCCAGATCACGGGCGTGTCCACCATGGTGGCCGGCGCCGTCGCGCTCACGCTGGGCCTGGGCATCCGCCTGCTCGGCGGGGACGCGCCGGGCACCGGGGCCCTGGCGGCCCTGCTGGGCCTGGGCGCCGCGCTCTGGGCGATCTCCGCGATCGTGTACGGCCGGGTCCGCGAGCCGGAGCCGCCCGCCCCCACCACGGACGACGACGGCGCCCCCGGCGTCGCCGCCCGCCTCGCCTCCGCCTGCCGGGACGACCCCCAGTTCCGCCGGTTCGTCACGGCCCGCTCGCTGCTGCTGGTCTCCGCGCTGAGCCCGCCGTTCATCCTCGCGCTGGCCCTGGCCGCGGGAACCTCGGGGCTGTCGGGGCTGGGCGGGTTCATCCTGGCCTCCGGGCTGGCCGCGCTGCTGGGCGGCCGCGTGTTCGGGCGGCTGGCCGACCGCTCCTCCCGCCTGCTCATGACCGGCACGGCCCTCGCGGCCAGCCTCGTCCTCCTGGCCCTGCTGGGCGTGCTCGCCCTCACCGGCGGACCGGAGGCGCTCGGCTCCGGCCCGGCCACGGAGGCGCTGTTCGTGGGCGCGTACTTCCTGATCGCGTTCATCCACACGGGTGTGCGGGTGGGGCGCAAGACCTACGTGCAGGACATGGCGGAGGGAGACCGGCGCACGCTCTACGTGGCCGCCGGCAACACGACCCTCGGCGTCGTGCTCCTGGTGGTGGGCGGGATCAGCTCCGCCCTGGCCGCCGTGGATCCGCAGTGGGCGGTGCTGTTCCTAGCCCTGCTGGGCCTCGCGGGCGTGGTCACGTCGTGGAGCCTGCCGGAGGTCTCCCGGGGCTGA
- a CDS encoding RrF2 family transcriptional regulator — MKLNAFTDVCLRVLMTLGRDAGTKLTTQQIADRIAVPYNHVVKAVGELRRRGLVDVARGRTGGAVITEAGLDQRIGRLVHELTTRPEMVDCTGLESGVPCPLRDGCGLRLALARARDAFYAELDQYRVRDLTAHNETFLGLPAVGRPAPGSPADRPDAIPA, encoded by the coding sequence ATGAAGCTCAACGCGTTCACCGACGTCTGCCTCCGGGTCCTGATGACCCTGGGTCGGGACGCGGGCACCAAGCTCACCACGCAGCAGATCGCGGACCGGATCGCCGTGCCCTACAACCACGTGGTCAAGGCCGTGGGCGAGCTGCGCCGTCGCGGGCTCGTCGACGTCGCCCGGGGGCGCACGGGCGGCGCCGTCATCACGGAGGCCGGCCTGGACCAGCGCATCGGCCGGCTGGTGCACGAGCTGACCACCCGCCCGGAGATGGTGGACTGCACCGGCCTCGAGAGCGGGGTCCCCTGCCCGCTGCGGGACGGGTGCGGGCTTCGCCTGGCCCTGGCCCGCGCCCGGGACGCGTTCTACGCGGAGCTGGACCAGTATCGGGTCCGGGACCTCACCGCCCACAACGAGACGTTCCTGGGCCTGCCGGCGGTCGGCCGCCCCGCGCCCGGAAGCCCGGCGGACCGACCCGACGCGATTCCCGCATGA
- a CDS encoding globin domain-containing protein, whose translation MLSDKSRPVIEATAAVVAEHMPEITPKFYAHMFEAHPELMDGTFSRANQRNGEQAQALAGSIVHFAVHLLEHPDTLPETVLARIAHKHTALGITEDQYQIVYENLFWAIAQVLGDAVTPEVAEAWTEVYWLMADALITLEKDLYAKQANDKMWTDWRVASKEPTGNAAVTFRLEPADDTPQTPGQPGGYVSVRIKVADGLRQARQYSLSGDAAATDHRLITVKLDEAGEVSPVLIQSVEVGDVVEVSNPYGDITLQDSAAPLVLMTAGIGITPAAAILSALAEQRSDRAVRLLHGDASWDSVALRDQVLEAVQALPDAQADLWLGVVPEQAPEGVTVHEGQVDASQVELPAGAEYILCGPLAFMQSARSSLIDAGVPATSIRYEIFGPDLWLAA comes from the coding sequence ATGCTGTCCGACAAGTCCCGCCCCGTGATCGAGGCGACCGCCGCCGTCGTCGCCGAGCACATGCCGGAGATCACCCCGAAGTTCTACGCCCACATGTTCGAGGCCCACCCCGAGCTCATGGACGGCACCTTCTCCCGCGCCAACCAGCGCAACGGCGAGCAGGCCCAGGCCCTGGCCGGCTCGATCGTGCACTTCGCCGTGCACCTGCTCGAGCACCCGGACACCCTCCCCGAGACGGTCCTCGCCCGCATCGCGCACAAGCACACGGCGCTGGGCATCACCGAGGACCAGTACCAGATCGTCTACGAGAACCTCTTCTGGGCCATCGCCCAGGTGCTCGGCGACGCCGTCACCCCCGAGGTGGCCGAGGCCTGGACCGAGGTCTACTGGCTCATGGCGGACGCCCTCATCACGCTCGAGAAGGACCTGTACGCGAAGCAGGCCAACGACAAGATGTGGACGGACTGGAGGGTCGCCTCCAAGGAGCCCACCGGCAATGCCGCCGTCACGTTCCGCCTCGAGCCGGCCGACGACACCCCGCAGACCCCCGGCCAGCCCGGCGGGTACGTGTCCGTCCGCATCAAGGTCGCCGACGGCCTGCGCCAGGCCCGCCAGTACTCGCTCTCCGGCGACGCCGCGGCCACCGACCACCGCCTCATCACGGTGAAGCTGGACGAGGCCGGCGAGGTCTCGCCCGTGCTCATCCAGAGCGTGGAGGTCGGCGACGTCGTGGAGGTGTCCAACCCCTACGGCGACATCACCCTGCAGGACTCCGCCGCCCCGCTGGTGCTCATGACCGCCGGCATCGGCATCACCCCGGCCGCCGCGATCCTCTCCGCCCTGGCCGAGCAGCGCTCCGACCGCGCTGTGCGTCTGCTGCACGGCGACGCGTCCTGGGACTCCGTGGCCCTGCGCGACCAGGTCCTCGAGGCCGTCCAGGCCCTGCCGGACGCGCAGGCCGACCTGTGGCTGGGCGTAGTCCCGGAGCAGGCCCCGGAGGGCGTCACCGTCCACGAGGGTCAGGTGGACGCCTCCCAGGTGGAGCTGCCCGCCGGCGCCGAGTACATCCTCTGCGGCCCGCTGGCCTTCATGCAGTCCGCGCGCTCCTCCCTGATCGACGCCGGCGTGCCCGCCACCTCCATCCGGTACGAGATCTTCGGCCCGGACCTCTGGCTGGCCGCCTGA
- a CDS encoding SixA phosphatase family protein, translating to MSGPDAKTLVLLRHAKAGWPGGVDDHDRPLAERGHRQAPAAGEWLLEHGIVPDAAVVSDALRTRQTWVWVAERLGESAPTPYLDGRLYAADAARALAVVNETEETVRSLIVVAHMPWLQDLGMRLMSLDSDQEAALSMSEHLPTLGLQVFRVDKPWAELDGRDAALTHFAVPGR from the coding sequence ATGAGCGGCCCCGACGCGAAGACCCTCGTCCTGCTCCGCCATGCCAAGGCGGGGTGGCCGGGCGGCGTGGACGACCACGACCGCCCCCTGGCCGAGCGCGGCCATCGACAGGCGCCCGCCGCCGGCGAATGGCTGCTCGAGCACGGGATCGTGCCCGATGCGGCGGTGGTCTCCGACGCCCTCCGCACCCGCCAGACGTGGGTCTGGGTGGCCGAGCGGCTGGGCGAGTCGGCCCCCACCCCCTACCTGGACGGTCGCCTGTACGCCGCCGATGCCGCGCGGGCCCTCGCCGTGGTCAACGAGACCGAGGAGACCGTGCGGAGCCTGATCGTGGTGGCCCACATGCCGTGGCTCCAGGACCTGGGCATGCGACTCATGAGCCTGGACTCCGACCAGGAGGCCGCGCTGAGCATGAGCGAGCACCTGCCCACCCTCGGCCTCCAGGTGTTCCGGGTGGACAAGCCCTGGGCCGAGCTGGACGGTCGCGACGCCGCCCTGACCCACTTCGCCGTCCCCGGCCGCTGA
- a CDS encoding winged helix-turn-helix domain-containing protein, with amino-acid sequence MGETAGYVHISVRNAQRRAHHSRARRGDLRLAQEPESTHTAPTPVLAPNGVPGPQAVARENEARGFVIYVGMDELMASAAGTSLTRLANELRHYVESLVPGAESHAAVALAPAGAAGRDLEVVRQVLGDPTVQGAVRPDLVQAPAPVSTRQPGVLIDLSRREVQLDGESLNLTFKEFELLNYLVENGERTVGREELLESLWKNSDEVPNERTIDVHIRRLRAKLGRLANTVRTVRGQGYRFYRHPEVVVWAAPEYSI; translated from the coding sequence ATGGGTGAGACCGCCGGCTACGTCCACATCTCGGTGCGCAATGCGCAGCGCCGGGCCCACCACTCCCGTGCACGCCGCGGCGACCTGCGCCTGGCCCAGGAGCCCGAGTCGACGCACACCGCCCCCACCCCCGTCCTGGCCCCCAACGGCGTGCCGGGCCCCCAGGCGGTGGCACGGGAGAACGAGGCCCGCGGCTTCGTGATCTACGTGGGCATGGACGAGCTCATGGCCTCCGCGGCCGGCACGTCCCTGACCCGGCTGGCGAACGAGCTGCGCCACTACGTCGAGTCGCTCGTGCCCGGCGCCGAGTCCCACGCCGCCGTCGCCCTGGCCCCCGCGGGCGCCGCGGGCCGCGACCTCGAGGTCGTCCGCCAGGTGCTCGGAGACCCCACCGTGCAGGGCGCCGTCCGCCCCGACCTCGTGCAGGCCCCCGCGCCGGTGTCCACGCGTCAGCCGGGTGTGCTGATCGACCTGTCCCGCCGGGAGGTGCAGCTGGACGGCGAGTCGCTCAACCTCACCTTCAAGGAGTTCGAGCTGCTCAACTACCTCGTGGAGAACGGCGAGCGCACGGTGGGCCGCGAGGAGCTGCTGGAGAGCCTCTGGAAGAACTCGGACGAGGTCCCCAACGAGCGCACGATCGACGTGCACATCCGCCGCCTCCGCGCCAAGCTCGGCCGCCTGGCCAACACGGTGCGCACCGTTCGCGGCCAGGGCTACCGCTTCTACCGCCACCCCGAGGTCGTGGTGTGGGCCGCGCCGGAGTACTCCATCTGA
- a CDS encoding peptidoglycan recognition protein family protein, whose amino-acid sequence MTDAPCPPHRPRHALGVGPAPLPRHRAAGPTPAGRRAVLAGAAAAVASAGTVAGAAPAHAFAGPVVHTTAAWGARRVRTERTPGRPTALVIHHMASPNTSATSLSHAFALARRCQADHMDRAGFDDSGQHFTVTRGGHCLEGRTGSLAALRAGDGYVTGAHVGGANTGKIGVECEGTYTEALPTPAQYRALVQLAAHICRRYGIRPSAISGHRDHRATQCPGDAFHAQLDTLRRDVARTLDSGVLSVSQLPGHPAGARRGAAEEAASLPVLGPGSSGQHVRRAQRLLTAAGHRVPDTGTFATRTRAAVVAFQRAERIVADGFIGPVTWGRLLSHG is encoded by the coding sequence ATGACCGACGCCCCCTGCCCCCCGCACCGCCCGCGCCATGCCCTCGGCGTCGGCCCCGCCCCCCTGCCCCGTCACCGGGCCGCCGGTCCCACGCCGGCCGGCCGCCGCGCCGTCCTGGCCGGGGCCGCGGCCGCCGTGGCGTCCGCCGGGACCGTCGCCGGCGCGGCCCCGGCCCATGCCTTCGCCGGGCCGGTGGTGCACACGACCGCGGCGTGGGGGGCCCGCCGCGTCCGCACCGAGCGGACCCCGGGGCGGCCCACCGCGCTGGTGATCCACCACATGGCCTCGCCGAACACGTCCGCCACGTCGCTGTCCCACGCGTTCGCCCTGGCGCGGCGGTGCCAGGCGGACCACATGGACCGGGCCGGCTTCGACGACTCCGGCCAGCACTTCACCGTGACGCGCGGCGGCCACTGCCTCGAGGGACGCACCGGCTCGCTCGCGGCGCTGCGGGCCGGCGACGGGTACGTCACGGGTGCGCACGTGGGCGGTGCCAACACCGGGAAGATCGGCGTCGAGTGCGAGGGCACCTACACGGAGGCCCTGCCGACCCCGGCGCAGTACCGCGCGCTCGTGCAGCTGGCCGCCCACATCTGCCGCCGCTACGGGATCCGCCCCTCCGCCATCAGCGGCCACCGGGACCACCGGGCCACGCAGTGCCCCGGGGACGCCTTCCACGCGCAGCTGGACACCCTGCGCCGCGACGTCGCTCGGACCCTGGACTCCGGCGTCCTGTCGGTCTCCCAACTCCCCGGGCATCCGGCCGGGGCGCGCCGCGGTGCGGCGGAGGAGGCGGCCTCACTGCCGGTGCTGGGCCCGGGCAGCAGCGGCCAGCACGTCCGCCGCGCCCAGCGCCTGCTGACGGCCGCCGGCCACCGGGTGCCGGACACCGGCACCTTCGCGACGCGGACCCGGGCCGCCGTCGTCGCCTTCCAGCGTGCGGAGCGGATCGTGGCGGACGGCTTCATCGGCCCCGTCACCTGGGGGCGGCTCCTCTCCCACGGCTGA
- a CDS encoding 23S rRNA (pseudouridine(1915)-N(3))-methyltransferase RlmH: protein MSVRVLAIGKKHESWVSEGITRYERRLKRPYDLTWQLLPHSSRQEEAARAEESERILAKVGADEHLMLLDERGKGFDSPGLAAHLQGRFDVGTPVTVVIGGAYGVDERVHARADRVWSLSGLVFPHQLVRLILAEQVYRAQEISAGRPYHHA, encoded by the coding sequence ATGTCAGTGCGGGTGTTGGCCATCGGCAAGAAGCACGAGTCCTGGGTGTCCGAGGGGATCACCCGCTACGAGCGGCGCCTCAAGCGGCCGTACGACCTCACGTGGCAGCTGCTGCCGCACTCCTCCCGTCAGGAGGAGGCCGCGCGGGCCGAGGAGTCCGAGCGGATCCTCGCCAAGGTGGGCGCGGACGAGCACCTGATGCTGCTGGACGAGCGCGGGAAGGGCTTCGACTCCCCCGGCCTGGCCGCGCATCTGCAGGGCCGGTTCGACGTCGGCACGCCCGTCACCGTGGTGATCGGCGGGGCCTACGGGGTGGACGAGCGCGTGCACGCCCGCGCGGACCGCGTGTGGTCCCTCTCCGGGCTGGTGTTCCCCCACCAGCTGGTGCGCCTGATCCTGGCCGAGCAGGTCTACCGCGCCCAGGAGATCTCCGCCGGACGGCCGTACCACCATGCCTGA
- a CDS encoding alpha/beta hydrolase has protein sequence MDAGTHDDGGRLGRRTALGLGLGAAGVALTAALVERDTSLVPAPVEDRAAALFGMRSSLGHTYADLPGAAGRVDVHTPPGPGPFPVLVWNDGSGWRSDRGFQGGRDVARGMVPAGYAVAAFSVRSSSQGTFPAQVLDATAAVRWVRAHAAELGLDPGRIAVGGNSSGGWNALMAGLTGGRDLDRARVPFPGSEVPAGGHAIPPEDAVQAIVECAAPVDFLQMNVQMPRGACAALNRRQRLEHCHLDEASTKSRMLGAPVMARPELARLARPAVHVTPDSPPTLLIHGRDDHEVPYLQSRGLYSVFAERGVPTALYSVEGAGHDLGMMTRRMGPADVLRAHLPRTAVHATVSWAAVAAFLDAVMPG, from the coding sequence ATGGACGCGGGGACGCACGACGACGGCGGCCGCCTCGGTCGGCGCACCGCCCTGGGCCTGGGGCTCGGGGCCGCGGGCGTGGCCCTGACGGCGGCGCTGGTGGAGCGGGACACGTCCCTGGTCCCCGCGCCGGTGGAGGACCGTGCGGCCGCCCTGTTCGGGATGCGCTCGAGCCTGGGGCACACGTACGCGGACCTGCCCGGCGCGGCCGGCCGCGTGGACGTCCACACCCCGCCCGGCCCCGGCCCGTTCCCCGTGCTCGTGTGGAACGACGGCTCCGGGTGGCGCTCCGACCGCGGCTTCCAGGGCGGCCGGGACGTGGCCCGCGGCATGGTCCCGGCCGGCTACGCGGTGGCGGCCTTCTCCGTGCGCAGCTCCTCCCAGGGCACCTTCCCCGCCCAGGTCCTGGACGCGACGGCGGCGGTGCGCTGGGTGCGCGCCCACGCCGCCGAGCTCGGCCTGGACCCCGGCCGGATCGCGGTGGGCGGGAACTCCTCGGGCGGCTGGAACGCGCTCATGGCCGGGCTCACCGGCGGCCGGGACCTGGACCGCGCCCGCGTCCCCTTCCCCGGCTCCGAGGTCCCCGCGGGCGGCCACGCGATCCCGCCCGAGGACGCGGTGCAGGCGATCGTGGAGTGCGCCGCGCCCGTCGACTTCCTGCAGATGAACGTCCAGATGCCCCGTGGGGCGTGCGCCGCCCTCAACCGGCGGCAGAGGCTGGAGCACTGCCACCTGGACGAGGCCAGCACCAAGTCCCGCATGCTGGGCGCGCCCGTCATGGCTCGCCCCGAGCTGGCCCGCCTCGCCCGGCCGGCGGTGCACGTGACGCCGGACTCCCCGCCCACCCTGCTGATCCACGGCCGGGACGACCACGAGGTCCCCTACCTGCAGAGCCGCGGGCTCTACTCCGTGTTCGCCGAGCGCGGCGTGCCCACGGCCCTCTACTCGGTGGAGGGGGCGGGCCACGACCTGGGCATGATGACGCGCCGCATGGGCCCCGCGGACGTGCTGCGCGCGCACCTGCCGCGCACCGCGGTGCACGCCACCGTGTCCTGGGCGGCGGTGGCCGCGTTCCTGGACGCGGTCATGCCCGGCTGA
- the tadA gene encoding tRNA adenosine(34) deaminase TadA: protein MPAVPSPAPTPEQEHAWMGLALEAARAAGADGDVPIGAVLVGGDGEVLAVVANERERHHDPTAHAEVLALRRGAEARAAAGAGDGWRLSDCTLVVTLEPCPMCAGALLLARVPRVVFGAWDPKAGACGSVLDVVRDPRFNHDVHVRAGVRGDECAALLRDFFAAHRD from the coding sequence GTGCCCGCCGTCCCCTCCCCCGCGCCCACCCCCGAGCAGGAGCACGCCTGGATGGGCCTGGCCCTGGAGGCCGCCCGCGCCGCCGGGGCGGACGGGGACGTCCCGATCGGGGCCGTCTTGGTGGGCGGGGACGGCGAGGTGCTCGCCGTCGTCGCGAACGAGCGGGAGCGGCACCACGACCCGACGGCGCACGCCGAGGTGCTCGCCCTGCGCCGTGGCGCCGAGGCCCGCGCCGCCGCGGGCGCCGGCGACGGCTGGCGACTGTCCGACTGCACCCTCGTGGTGACCCTCGAGCCGTGCCCCATGTGCGCCGGCGCCCTGCTGCTGGCGCGCGTGCCGCGCGTCGTCTTCGGGGCGTGGGACCCCAAGGCCGGGGCGTGCGGGTCCGTGCTGGACGTGGTGCGGGACCCTCGGTTCAACCACGACGTCCATGTGCGCGCGGGCGTGCGCGGCGACGAGTGTGCCGCCCTGCTGCGGGACTTCTTCGCCGCCCACCGGGACTGA